In a genomic window of Helianthus annuus cultivar XRQ/B chromosome 10, HanXRQr2.0-SUNRISE, whole genome shotgun sequence:
- the LOC110885370 gene encoding serine/threonine-protein kinase SRK2A, translated as MEKYELVKDIGSGNFGVARLMRNKVTKELVAMKYIERGHKIDENVAREIINHRSLRHPNIIRFREVVLTPTHLAIVMEYAAGGELFERICNAGRFSEDEARYFFQQLISGVHYCHFMQICHRDLKLENTLLDGSPAPRLKICDFGYSKSSLLHSRPKSTVGTPAYIAPEVLSRREYDGKTADVWSCGVTLYVMLVGAYPFEDQEDPKNFRKTIQRIMAVQYKIPDYVHISQDCRHLLSRIFVPNALRRITLKEIKSHPWFLKNLPRELTEAAQAAYYRKENPTFSPQSVEEIMKIVEEARVPPPVARSHSGYGWGDDDEDDDDDDKEEEGEGGDEEEPEEDEYDKRVKEAHESGEVGPI; from the exons ATGGAGAAGTATGAGCTTGTGAAGGATATAGGATCTGGTAACTTTGGAGTTGCTAGATTGATGAGGAACAAGGTTACGAAAGAGCTTGTTGCTATGAAGTATATCGAAAGAGGCCACAAG ATTGATGAGAATGTTGCTAGGGAGATTATTAATCATAGATCGCTTCGGCATCCGAATATTATTCGGTTTAGGGAG GTTGTGCTTACTCCCACTCACCTTGCTATTGTGATGGAGTATGCTGCGGGTGGGGAGCTGTTTGAGAGGATATGTAATGCTGGAAGATTCAGTGAAGATGAG GCGAGATACTTTTTTCAGCAGCTTATTTCTGGAGTTCACTACTGTCATTTCATG CAAATATGTCATAGAGATTTGAAGCTTGAGAACACTCTGTTAGATGGGAGCCCTGCACCACGGCTGAAAATCTGTGATTTTGGCTACTCAAAG TCGTCTCTGCTGCACTCGAGACCCAAATCCACAGTTGGGACCCCTGCATACATTGCTCCTGAGGTTCTTTCTCGTAGAGAATATGATGGCAAG ACAGCAGATGTTTGGTCTTGTGGAGTGACACTTTACGTGATGCTGGTGGGGGCGTATCCTTTTGAAGACCAAGAAGATCCCAAGAACTTTAGGAAGACAATCCAA CGCATCATGGCTGTTCAATACAAAATCCCAGACTATGTTCACATATCTCAAGACTGTAGACATCTTCTGTCTCGGATCTTTGTTCCAAATGCATTGAGG AGAATCACCTTGAAGGAAATCAAGAGCCATCCGTGGTTCTTGAAGAACTTGCCTCGGGAACTAACAGAAGCCGCACAGGCTGCATACTACAGGAAAGAAAATCCGACGTTTTCCCCGCAAAGTGTGGAGGAGATCATGAAGATTGTTGAGGAGGCAAGGGTCCCACCGCCAGTTGCGCGGTCCCACAGTGGGTATGGGTGGGGAGATGACGACgaggatgatgatgacgatgataaAGAAGAAGAGGGAGAAGGAGGTGACGAAGAAGAACCGGAAGAAGATGAGTATGACAAGAGAGTTAAAGAGGCTCATGAAAGTGGTGAAGTTGGTCCCATCTAA